The Alligator mississippiensis isolate rAllMis1 chromosome 3, rAllMis1, whole genome shotgun sequence DNA window GAACCATCCATCACATGCTATATGCATATAAAGTTGAATATAGCCATCATAATAAATATAACACTATAAATTAAGTGAATCAGAGTGGTACTATAGAAGTGATATAGTATCAGCTTTCTCCTATCAGCAAAATTAATCAATTGGCATTTCCCTGCAAAGTGTTGAAAATTGAGGTCTGTCAAATCAATGGAAAACTGTTGTCAAAAACTGTTTTCACAAATACTACTTAATGGATCTGCTTATTTCAAGGTACTTGGCAGTTCTTCAAGTACTGCACATTACTGCGTCAGTGTTCTTTTTCACTATTGTACTTATTGTGTTTTCTAGATAATGTTAGATAATCAGTATAATAATCTAGCCTAGCAAGTAGTAGTAAGAATAAGGGATACACTAAAATGTGTGCAATATTTGCTCAATGAGTAAGCATAAATATACTCATTTGAAAATATATGGAAactttcctgttaaaaaaaaaattacctttagTTAAAATTAGAAGAAATGTTTGCCTGTTCAGTAGCTTACATATGTTTATCTATATGCAGAAAGCACCGAAACAATGTGGGACCAAGCAAACCGATTTCTCAGCCCCGAAGAAACATTGTAGGCTGCAGAATACAGCATGGATGGAAAGAAGGGAGTGGACCTGTAACACAGTGGAAGGGGACAGTTCTTGATCAGGTTCCTGTAAATCCCTCCCTGTACCTTATTAAATATGATGGATTTGATTGTGTCTATGGACTAGAACTGCACAAAGATGAAAGAGTTTCAGCGCTTGAAGTCCTTCCAGACAGAGTTGGTAAGTGTTTTTTGATGCACATGCATTATGTTGCATGCTCCTTCTGCATATGTGGTGGAATGCGTTCTGCCAGATAAGTGGACATtcaagtacaggcaacccctgcttaacgctgttttgcttagcgctattttgctgtaatgctcattttaattgatacctgatttcacttagcgctcagtgagtttcattatagTGCTCGTgcttgccatcttgggtcatgaAAAGCAATTGCAGTCActatcttgggtcatcaaatatgTTCAGTTTTACTTAATGCTTGTTTtgcttaacgctcagtttttcaggaatcaattaagcgctaagcaggggttgcctgtagtaaaaaaaaaacgaTGAAATTAGTACATTTTTATCATACTGTGGTAGGTAATTAAGATCCTCTGTTCATATTGCCTGATATTATGGCTTTGGCTGCCATTCTAAATGGTATGCTTGCACATTCTGTAATATTAATCATCCTTCCTTCTGTCGCCGCTGAGAGTCACGGCacggggttcggggccttaggagccctagttggtgggcgggtacttgtgacgcttggagtggaatcacGTACTGACGTGTTTTGGTTAAGCAAAAAGagtgtttacttacactgctcgtacagtgcaggtcagaagcttgcttcgattacagttgtaaacaaaacttgggtcgggcagaaattacaaagttcGTTTGGTCAGTCTGCAAATGTGTCAGGGTGTTCGGGGTGTTCAGGCCGGCAGTCATCTTAcgtctcgggtgggggtgtgctaggcccccttgggtcggtgacggggagtccttagtggttgatcaggccactAAGTTCGCTCTgaaacacacgtggagtttgctaggctccacagtgtactcagagttctccacgaggtgcgtgtggagttctccaacttgggcggaaactgcttcaacctcttatacggctagcaagccaatcactagtcgccacataggaataatttaaaactggccaataataatgtgaatttgcatacgagtggcgggaacttttttctaaactgtaattttccactattgtagcatttggttactgggttcaggcatagcggaattttcctccatgacctagttactgccaccagaatgattgacagcaaaacTATGCCATATGCATCGAACCCATGGAATTCTCCTCTGGgctataccaattctcctctgggctataccaattctcctctgtgctataggcatctaattaatgggttctgacacctTCAAGGATTTATCCTTAATAAGTTTATACAATGCTTAGTTAGACTAATACTCTGTTTAAATGCTAATGTGTTGACCCAAGAAGATGCTTGCATGAGATCTAATGCGAATTCTCTCTCTACAAAATATCTTCTGGTCCTTCTACAATTTTTACTTTGTATCAAGTTCTTTCAGATGTGCCTTTCTTGATAAATACAgttcttttaaatgaaataacAAAAGCAATAATAAGGTGTTTGTTTTTAACGGCTCACTCTGACTGGTACATCCTACAGGTTTTTTTGAAACCCTGAAGTTCAGTGTTCATAATTTGCACTAGTTGCCACTAACTCTCAAATTGGATCAACCATTTGCAGCATTCCCTAGTGAAAACCTCATTAACAATAGACTCTGAAAGCTGTTTTGCAATTGCTTACCTTTGCTAAAGATTAATTGTAAGATAAATGAAAATTGTTTGGTATGTGCTATATAACCCACCATTGGTTTTCCTCACTATTTTGAATTATTTGTTAACATGACCCTGCGCTATAGCTTCAGAAAcatattgttgttgttttggaAAAAGTCGAtttgaattattttaataaataatcaTCACTAACGTTTTGCATCTTTTAACCTGACTATACCCAGGGAATAAAGATATCCATCAGGGCTgtccacaggctgcatgcagcctccAAGGGGTTAATTTGTAGTCCCCAGATTCCCACTCAGgcgctgcttcccccacccctactccatTCTTCTGGCTCCAGGCTAACCCTGCCCCACTCCGGCTTCCACCTCTTGACCCCACCTTAGCAGGTGTCCTGGTATGCTCATGCAGCATGATACAGCAGGGGAGCCTGAAGCCAGTGAACTGTGGGTAAGGCTGGGGTGCCTGtgcatgcagtgcagtggggggTGCCCACACAGCTCATGTCCCAAGCAGCTACTGACTCTCACTGTTGAGGCCAATGAGGCAGGCAGCTTGGTGTGTGCACCTTGGCCCCTTGAACAGCCCTGAGTTGCATGAAGCAAGTAATTGTTTCATAAATAAACCCATTTGGACAAAGCAGTTAATATGATTTCTGTAGAATATGTAGTATCCAGCTTTCTGAGTAAACCTGAATTTATTAAATATTATGTACATTTTTCAGCTTCATCTCGAATCAGTGATGCTCACCTAGCAGACACAATGATTGGCAAAGCTGTGGAACATATGTTTGAAACAGAGGACGGCTCAAAAGATGAGTGGAGGGGGATGGTCTTGGCTCGAGCTCCTATAATGAACACATGGTTTTATATTACCTACGAGAAGGATCCTGTCTTGTACATGTATCAGCTCTTAGATGACTATAAAGAAGGTGACCTCCGCATTATGCCTGATTCCAGTAAGTAGGTTAATATGTTTTGTTATATTAACTATATAGTAACAGTTGCCTCTAGATTAGATTTTTGGCTTATGGTTAATTTATTAAATGAAACACTTTACAAACTCAGAAATCTTAAGGAAATGTTTATCTGTAATTTTAAAGATGACTTCTAAATGAAAATTTGTTTGAAATGAGGATCAGTTTCTAATGTTAATGCTTTATACTGCCCTTTTCCACTCCTGCATGGTTTATAGCTATCCTGTTTTATGTATTTGTTTAATCAAGACGTGATTTTgatgtgaaaaaagaaaaaaaaaatctacattttttattATCTTGGCATTTTGCTAAATGCAGCAGACCACAGCGTGAGAAggatgaagaaaaaaggaaatatatatacaataaagcaattttaaaagtTAGTTACACAGTGAATAAATGCACATAAAACTCTCTTGTCCTTAATATTCCAGACTTCCAAACCAGGCCCTATAGAACAATTGAGACACATTTTGCAAAATCTAAAATCACCGCTACCAAAATAACCATTATTTCCCCTTGTGATTATCCCAGGTCCTACAGAATATTAAGAGCTAGCCctccaaaattttttttttttatgattacaTTTGAGTCTGTTGAGCCAAGCttagatttttttccagtttctgctATCCTGCAAAGATGGAAACTGTCAAGTGAAGGGGAGGGAGTGTGCACATGAGTGCTGTATTCACACAtgtaacacaaaaagaaaaaaatatataaatgctataaaggcttttggctatattaaattatattaaattcAGCCCTTATTTAACTAGTTTGGAACTACCAGTTTGCAAGTTGGTATGCTTAGAATAAGTGAAGGAGAATTCAGTGTTGCCGATATCTGTATTCCTCTCAACCATTATAGAAGTTTATTCAGTTGGAATCTAAAAtttgatggtgtgtgtgtgtcggggtaGGGGGTGCGGTGGCAAGTCATGATAACGAAAAATGGAGATAGGAGGGGTGCTTTGGATATTTTTTAACTGGAAGGTAGTTGAAGCTTTTGTTCCTACAGAGAGGTTTTATCTTTTTCCTTAGAATCCTAGAGAAGTAGTGGtggaagggacc harbors:
- the SPIN1 gene encoding spindlin-1, which codes for MKTPFGKTPGQRSRADAGHAGVSASMMKKRTSHKKHRNNVGPSKPISQPRRNIVGCRIQHGWKEGSGPVTQWKGTVLDQVPVNPSLYLIKYDGFDCVYGLELHKDERVSALEVLPDRVASSRISDAHLADTMIGKAVEHMFETEDGSKDEWRGMVLARAPIMNTWFYITYEKDPVLYMYQLLDDYKEGDLRIMPDSNDSPPAEREPGEVVDSLVGKQVEYAKEDGSKRTGMVIHQVEAKPSVYFIKFDDDFHIYVYDLVKTS